A genomic stretch from Mycobacterium paraterrae includes:
- a CDS encoding ABC transporter ATP-binding protein/permease, with amino-acid sequence MEPKPFKPSIDWAQATTESLWWLAKGWLIAAVCVLVVLVLLRFFTTWGRQYWRITGGYFTGRHAVPTWLQLSLLLLLVLGLVRLSVLLSYQSNDMFSALQTAFMGTASGDAVAKQSGIHGFYSSLVHFSVLATLWIGRVMLDIYLTQRFIIGWRIWLTGHLTDDWLNGRAYYRDLFIDNTIDNPDQRIQQDVDIFTAGVGGTPNIPQNDTSSTLLFGAVKSVVSVISFAAILWNLSGPLKLAGIVLPRAMFWIVIVYVSIATIVAFVLGRPLIWLSFNNEKLNAAFRYALVRLRDAAEAVGFYRGEVVERSTLQGRFDPLIGNYRRYVRRTVGFLGWNASMSQAIVPLPWLVQAPRLFAGQIAFGDVTQTATAFGEIHDSLSFFRNNYDAFAAFRAAIIRLYGLVDANAKGRDLPAVLTRPTDDGSVEFDGVEVRTPDGDPLVDPLDVRLESGQSLVITGQSGAGKTTLLRSLAELWPYASGTLRCPEGDNATMFLSQLPYVPLGDLRTVVAYPKAPTDISDETLNQTLTKVALAPLTERLDEVRDWAKVLSPGEQQRVAFARILLTKPKAVFLDESTSALDEGLEHALYQLLHNELPECIVVSVSHRPAVETFHEQHLELLGGGPWRLSAVGKESAPV; translated from the coding sequence TTGGAGCCCAAGCCATTCAAGCCGTCCATCGACTGGGCACAAGCGACCACAGAGTCTTTGTGGTGGCTGGCGAAAGGCTGGTTGATCGCCGCGGTGTGTGTGCTGGTGGTGCTGGTTCTGCTGCGCTTCTTCACCACGTGGGGTCGGCAGTACTGGCGGATCACCGGCGGCTACTTCACCGGGCGGCATGCGGTGCCGACATGGCTACAGCTGTCGTTGCTGTTGTTGTTGGTGCTGGGACTGGTCCGGCTCTCGGTTTTGCTCAGTTATCAGAGCAACGACATGTTCAGCGCATTGCAGACGGCGTTCATGGGCACCGCGTCCGGCGACGCCGTTGCCAAGCAGTCGGGGATTCACGGTTTCTATTCGTCGCTGGTGCACTTCAGTGTGTTGGCGACGCTGTGGATCGGGCGAGTCATGCTCGACATCTATCTCACCCAGCGGTTCATCATCGGGTGGCGGATCTGGCTGACTGGCCACCTGACCGACGACTGGCTGAACGGGCGGGCGTATTACCGAGATCTGTTCATCGACAACACCATTGACAACCCGGACCAGCGGATCCAGCAGGACGTCGACATCTTCACCGCCGGCGTCGGCGGCACTCCCAACATCCCTCAGAATGACACCTCGAGCACCCTGCTGTTCGGCGCGGTGAAGTCGGTGGTATCGGTGATCTCGTTCGCCGCGATCCTGTGGAATCTGTCTGGGCCGCTCAAGCTCGCAGGCATCGTCCTTCCGCGAGCGATGTTCTGGATCGTCATCGTCTATGTGTCGATCGCGACGATCGTCGCGTTCGTGCTTGGTCGCCCGCTGATCTGGTTGAGCTTCAACAACGAGAAGCTCAACGCGGCCTTCCGGTACGCCTTGGTCAGGCTTCGGGACGCCGCCGAAGCGGTCGGCTTCTACCGGGGCGAGGTGGTCGAGCGATCGACGCTGCAGGGACGTTTCGATCCGCTCATCGGCAACTACCGGCGTTATGTGCGTCGGACCGTCGGCTTCCTCGGCTGGAATGCCTCGATGTCGCAGGCGATCGTCCCGCTGCCGTGGCTCGTTCAAGCGCCACGACTGTTCGCGGGCCAGATCGCCTTTGGTGACGTCACGCAGACGGCGACCGCGTTCGGTGAAATCCACGACTCACTCTCGTTCTTCCGCAACAACTATGACGCGTTCGCCGCGTTCCGCGCCGCGATCATCCGTCTGTACGGGCTGGTCGACGCCAACGCCAAGGGCCGCGATCTACCCGCGGTGTTGACCCGTCCCACCGACGACGGCTCGGTCGAGTTCGACGGCGTCGAGGTGCGCACCCCTGATGGCGACCCACTGGTCGACCCACTCGATGTGCGGCTGGAATCCGGTCAGTCTCTAGTGATCACCGGGCAGTCGGGTGCGGGCAAGACCACCCTGCTCCGCAGCCTGGCCGAATTGTGGCCGTATGCGTCGGGCACGCTGCGTTGCCCGGAGGGTGACAACGCGACGATGTTCCTGTCGCAGCTGCCCTATGTTCCGTTGGGCGATCTGCGAACCGTCGTCGCCTACCCGAAGGCACCGACTGACATTTCCGACGAGACGCTGAACCAGACGCTGACCAAGGTCGCGCTCGCTCCGTTGACTGAGCGACTCGACGAGGTACGCGACTGGGCGAAGGTGCTCTCCCCCGGCGAGCAGCAACGTGTGGCGTTCGCGCGCATCCTGCTGACCAAGCCGAAGGCGGTCTTCCTCGACGAGAGCACCTCAGCGCTCGACGAAGGACTCGAGCACGCGCTATACCAGTTGTTGCACAACGAATTACCGGAGTGCATCGTGGTCAGCGTCAGCCATCGACCGGCAGTCGAGACGTTCCACGAGCAACATCTCGAGCTGCTCGGTGGAGGCCCGTGGCGGCTGAGCGCCGTCGGCAAGGAAAGCGCTCCGGTCTAG
- a CDS encoding FAD-binding protein → MNTDIPVALQANDVESWSDEVDVVVIGFGIGGGCAAVSAAATGARVLVLERAAAAGGTTAMAGGHFYLGGGTAVQEATGHPDSAEEMYKYLVAVSREPDHEKIRAYSDGSVDHFNWLEDLGFQFERSFYPGKVVVPPGTEGLSYTGNEKVWPFCEQAVPSPRGHSVPVPGELGGASMVIELLVKRAESLGVQFRYETGATNLVVDEGGAVVGVAWKHFTETGAVKANSVIIAAGGFAMNPEMVAEYTPELGQPRRTKHHGLVAPYILGNPNDDGLGLRMGVSAGGVAENMNEKFITAAAYPPEILLTGVIVNKEGKRFVAEDSYHSRTSAFVLEQPDQTAYLIVDEAHTEMPAMPLIKFLDGYETIDELETALEIPAGNVAATLERYNEFAAKGEDPDFHKQPDYLAPQDNGPWAVFDLSLGRAMYSGFTMGGLAVTVDGQVKRSDGSVIPGLYAVGACASNIAQDGKGYASGTQLGEGSFFGRRAGTHAATNR, encoded by the coding sequence TTGAATACCGATATCCCAGTAGCGTTGCAGGCCAACGATGTCGAGTCATGGTCGGACGAGGTCGACGTGGTGGTCATTGGTTTCGGCATCGGTGGCGGCTGCGCGGCGGTCAGCGCGGCGGCCACTGGGGCCAGGGTGCTGGTGTTGGAGCGGGCGGCCGCGGCCGGCGGTACGACCGCGATGGCCGGCGGCCACTTCTACCTGGGCGGCGGCACCGCGGTTCAGGAGGCCACCGGGCATCCCGATTCGGCCGAGGAGATGTACAAATACCTTGTCGCGGTGTCCCGGGAACCGGACCACGAGAAGATCCGCGCCTACAGCGACGGAAGCGTCGATCACTTCAACTGGCTGGAGGATTTGGGCTTTCAGTTCGAGCGCAGCTTCTACCCGGGCAAGGTGGTCGTTCCGCCGGGTACCGAAGGCTTGAGCTACACCGGCAACGAAAAGGTCTGGCCGTTCTGCGAGCAGGCCGTCCCGTCGCCGCGTGGGCATTCGGTGCCGGTGCCGGGCGAGCTGGGGGGCGCATCGATGGTGATCGAGTTGTTGGTCAAGCGGGCCGAGAGCCTGGGCGTGCAATTCCGCTACGAGACAGGTGCCACCAACCTCGTCGTGGACGAGGGCGGTGCGGTGGTGGGCGTCGCGTGGAAGCACTTCACCGAAACCGGTGCCGTCAAAGCCAACTCGGTCATCATCGCGGCTGGTGGGTTCGCAATGAACCCCGAGATGGTCGCCGAATACACACCGGAGTTGGGGCAGCCGCGGCGCACCAAGCACCACGGATTGGTGGCGCCCTATATCTTGGGCAACCCCAACGACGACGGCCTCGGCCTACGGATGGGTGTATCGGCGGGCGGCGTCGCCGAGAACATGAACGAGAAGTTCATCACTGCCGCCGCCTATCCGCCCGAGATCCTGCTTACCGGTGTGATCGTCAACAAGGAGGGCAAACGCTTCGTCGCCGAAGACTCTTACCATTCGCGCACATCGGCTTTCGTGCTGGAGCAACCGGACCAAACCGCGTACCTGATCGTCGACGAGGCGCACACCGAGATGCCGGCGATGCCGCTGATCAAATTTCTCGACGGCTACGAAACGATAGACGAACTCGAGACCGCGCTCGAGATTCCTGCGGGCAATGTGGCCGCGACGTTGGAACGCTACAACGAGTTCGCGGCCAAGGGTGAGGATCCGGACTTCCACAAACAGCCGGATTACCTTGCGCCCCAAGACAACGGGCCGTGGGCCGTGTTCGACCTGTCGCTCGGGCGGGCGATGTACTCCGGTTTCACCATGGGAGGTCTCGCGGTCACAGTCGACGGTCAGGTAAAGCGCAGTGACGGCAGCGTCATCCCCGGTTTGTACGCGGTGGGCGCGTGTGCCTCCAACATCGCCCAGGACGGCAAGGGCTACGCCAGCGGTACCCAGCTCGGTGAGGGATCGTTCTTCGGCCGCCGCGCGGGAACGCACGCGGCCACGAATCGCTAG
- a CDS encoding VOC family protein — MSLRFGSPVQTAWVTNGLDGTEKALTGLLGVKKWVRLPEIHFAPDSCSYRGAPADFVANISLSYLGEMQLELIEPVHGPNIYSDFLASNGPGLHHICVEAATLDDFDAVLAAAAEQGAAVPQQGVMPGGMRFAYLAAPQYGVPFVEIAHFSSEMRQFFDYIKQEQS, encoded by the coding sequence ATGAGCCTTCGTTTCGGATCTCCGGTGCAAACCGCCTGGGTGACCAACGGCCTGGACGGCACAGAAAAGGCTCTCACCGGGCTGTTAGGAGTCAAGAAGTGGGTGCGGCTGCCGGAGATCCATTTCGCCCCGGACTCGTGCAGCTACCGCGGCGCACCGGCCGACTTCGTCGCCAACATCTCGCTGAGCTACCTCGGTGAGATGCAGCTCGAACTGATCGAACCGGTTCACGGGCCTAATATCTATAGTGACTTTTTGGCGAGTAACGGACCAGGTCTGCACCACATCTGCGTCGAGGCAGCCACCCTGGACGACTTCGACGCCGTGCTGGCCGCCGCGGCCGAACAGGGAGCTGCGGTGCCCCAACAGGGCGTGATGCCCGGTGGCATGCGATTCGCCTACCTCGCCGCCCCGCAATACGGGGTTCCCTTCGTAGAGATCGCACACTTCTCGTCCGAGATGCGCCAGTTTTTCGACTACATCAAGCAGGAGCAGAGTTGA
- a CDS encoding TetR/AcrR family transcriptional regulator, with protein sequence MAKRRDARERTEAQIIELGRRHLIEHGAAGLSLRAIARDLGMVSSAVYRYVSSRDDLLTLLVIDAYSELADAVDREREAEPDVWSDDVLAIAHAARAWAVAHPARWALLYGSPVPGYHAPAERTVGPGTRVIGALFDAVAAGIATGDIKLTNHAAPEPVSSDFERLRSEFGFPGDDSVIAKCFAIWAGVVGAISLEVFGQYGADTLSDVPTVFDTQVRLLLSVLTRPQTDAAPFRPWGRN encoded by the coding sequence ATGGCGAAGCGGCGTGACGCGCGCGAACGCACCGAAGCTCAGATCATCGAGCTCGGTCGGCGCCATTTGATCGAGCACGGCGCGGCCGGGCTCTCATTGCGCGCGATCGCCCGCGACCTCGGCATGGTGTCGTCGGCTGTCTACCGCTACGTGTCCAGCCGGGACGACTTGTTGACGCTGCTGGTGATCGACGCCTACTCCGAACTGGCCGATGCGGTGGATCGGGAGCGCGAAGCCGAGCCGGACGTGTGGAGCGACGACGTTCTGGCGATCGCGCACGCCGCCCGGGCCTGGGCCGTTGCCCACCCGGCGCGCTGGGCTCTGCTCTACGGAAGCCCGGTACCCGGCTATCACGCGCCGGCCGAGCGCACGGTCGGACCCGGGACGCGGGTGATCGGAGCACTTTTCGACGCCGTCGCGGCCGGTATCGCCACCGGTGACATCAAGTTGACCAATCACGCTGCACCGGAACCGGTCTCGTCTGACTTCGAACGGCTGCGAAGCGAATTCGGTTTTCCCGGCGACGATTCGGTGATCGCGAAATGCTTTGCGATCTGGGCCGGCGTCGTGGGCGCCATCAGCCTCGAGGTGTTCGGCCAGTACGGCGCCGACACGCTCAGTGACGTACCGACAGTGTTCGACACCCAGGTGCGGTTGCTCCTGTCGGTGCTGACCCGCCCACAGACTGACGCGGCTCCGTTTCGCCCCTGGGGTCGGAATTAG
- a CDS encoding nitroreductase family deazaflavin-dependent oxidoreductase, producing the protein MTVRYDEPNGVAKAANALIRWLAEAGISIAGTRALRVRGRKTGQVRRVVINVLTVGDVAYLVSPRGNTQWARNVRAAGFVEIGPAWRRHTLRATEVDDAAKPELLRRYLARWYWEVKGHIAGLTPDSSDEQVRAAAPSIPVFALTAGG; encoded by the coding sequence ATGACAGTGCGCTATGACGAACCCAATGGCGTGGCCAAGGCGGCGAACGCCCTGATCCGCTGGCTGGCGGAGGCCGGCATCAGCATCGCCGGCACCCGGGCTCTGCGGGTGCGAGGGCGCAAGACCGGTCAGGTACGCCGCGTCGTGATCAATGTGCTGACCGTAGGCGACGTGGCATACCTGGTGTCGCCACGCGGTAACACGCAGTGGGCGCGCAACGTGCGCGCAGCCGGGTTCGTCGAGATCGGACCGGCGTGGCGACGTCACACGTTGCGGGCGACCGAGGTCGATGACGCGGCGAAGCCAGAGCTACTCCGGCGCTACCTGGCTCGGTGGTATTGGGAGGTCAAAGGGCATATCGCCGGCCTGACCCCGGATTCGAGCGACGAGCAGGTTCGCGCCGCGGCCCCATCGATCCCGGTCTTCGCGCTGACGGCCGGCGGCTAG
- a CDS encoding Rv1815 family serine proteinase: MVIAAAASAVVPAHAHADPVLVFPGMEIHQGSHLCTLGYVDPGLRVAFSAGHCRSDGPVLDRANKVIGNVATFRDNTPNGAFVHADQQISDYESIVLAPDVTVNNVLPGGRMLQSDPGLVVTPGEPICHFGVITGESCGTVEAVNNGWFTMAHGAVSQQGDSGGPVYLTGGPGPARIVGIFNSVWGNFPTAVSWQSTTQQVRQDVGVGGPAI; this comes from the coding sequence ATGGTCATCGCGGCAGCGGCGTCCGCAGTCGTCCCGGCGCACGCCCATGCCGATCCGGTGCTTGTCTTCCCTGGAATGGAAATCCATCAGGGCAGCCACCTCTGCACGCTGGGCTACGTCGATCCAGGGCTGCGGGTGGCCTTCAGCGCTGGGCATTGCCGCAGCGACGGCCCGGTGCTCGACCGAGCGAACAAAGTCATCGGGAACGTCGCGACCTTCCGCGACAACACACCCAACGGCGCCTTCGTTCACGCCGACCAGCAGATTTCGGACTACGAGTCGATCGTGCTCGCTCCCGACGTCACGGTGAACAATGTCTTGCCGGGGGGCCGCATGCTGCAGTCCGACCCCGGGCTTGTGGTCACCCCCGGCGAACCCATCTGCCATTTCGGTGTGATCACCGGTGAGAGCTGCGGGACCGTCGAGGCCGTCAACAACGGCTGGTTCACGATGGCGCACGGGGCGGTCAGCCAGCAGGGCGACTCTGGCGGACCGGTCTACCTCACCGGCGGCCCGGGCCCGGCCCGGATCGTCGGAATCTTCAACAGCGTGTGGGGCAACTTCCCGACCGCGGTGTCCTGGCAATCCACCACCCAGCAGGTCCGTCAGGACGTGGGCGTCGGCGGTCCGGCCATCTAG
- a CDS encoding LysM peptidoglycan-binding domain-containing protein codes for MGDTLTEGQKLVKGESLTSSNGAYTLTLQDDGNLVLASRGHAIWASGTNGEDVVRAEVQSDGNFVVYTADKPVWHTDTKGKKDVRLVLQDDRNLVLYSGEAAAWSTKTETDAPPPPEPEAAAPEAPAPDTTPAATEAPAVQEAAREEPEPAAARTYTVESGDTLWAIAEQFYGDGSKYQTIADASGISNPDLIYPGQVLTIP; via the coding sequence GTGGGAGACACTCTCACCGAGGGGCAAAAACTCGTCAAAGGTGAATCGCTCACTTCGAGCAACGGGGCCTACACCCTGACGTTGCAGGATGACGGAAACCTGGTCCTAGCGTCGCGCGGACATGCGATCTGGGCGTCGGGTACCAACGGAGAAGACGTGGTCCGCGCCGAGGTTCAAAGCGACGGCAACTTCGTTGTGTACACCGCCGACAAGCCGGTGTGGCACACCGACACCAAGGGCAAGAAAGACGTGCGCCTCGTCCTCCAGGACGACCGCAACTTAGTGCTGTACTCCGGCGAAGCCGCCGCATGGTCGACCAAGACGGAGACGGACGCGCCGCCGCCACCGGAGCCGGAGGCCGCCGCGCCAGAAGCCCCCGCGCCGGACACCACTCCGGCGGCCACCGAAGCGCCTGCCGTCCAGGAAGCGGCTCGCGAGGAACCCGAGCCCGCGGCCGCGCGGACATACACCGTCGAGTCCGGCGACACGTTGTGGGCTATCGCCGAGCAGTTCTATGGCGACGGCTCCAAGTATCAGACCATCGCCGACGCCAGCGGCATCTCGAACCCCGACCTGATTTATCCGGGACAGGTTCTGACCATTCCGTGA
- a CDS encoding sterol desaturase family protein yields the protein MRAITGFLSVLPEQMRDPVLFAIPFFLTLLILEWTAARKLERIERAANVHSDRPGSGAYLTADSWASIQMGLISVATTAAWKFIALLGYAAIYAYVAPWHLAATRWYTWVIAILGVDLLYYCYHRCAHRIRVIWATHQAHHSSQYFNFATALRQKWNNSGEILMWIPLPLLGIPPWVVFCSFSLNLIYQFWVHTERIGRMWAPFEFVFNTPSHHRVHHGMDADYLDKNYGGIFIIWDRLFGSFRQETFRPHYGLTKQVNTFNVWTLQTHEYLAIARDFRSATRIRDRIGYVFGPPGWEPSSKVRAEASGSLSASR from the coding sequence GTGCGCGCGATTACTGGCTTTCTCTCCGTTCTGCCGGAGCAGATGCGCGATCCGGTGTTGTTCGCGATTCCGTTCTTTCTCACTCTGTTGATCCTCGAGTGGACCGCGGCTCGCAAGCTCGAACGCATCGAGCGGGCGGCGAACGTGCACTCCGATCGTCCGGGCTCGGGCGCTTATCTGACCGCCGACTCGTGGGCCAGCATCCAGATGGGCCTGATCTCGGTGGCGACAACGGCGGCCTGGAAGTTCATCGCGCTCCTCGGCTACGCGGCGATCTACGCCTACGTCGCGCCCTGGCATCTGGCGGCAACGCGGTGGTACACCTGGGTGATCGCGATTCTCGGTGTCGACCTGCTCTACTACTGCTACCACCGTTGCGCACACCGGATCCGCGTGATCTGGGCGACCCATCAGGCTCACCACTCCAGTCAGTACTTCAATTTCGCCACCGCGCTGCGGCAGAAGTGGAACAACAGCGGCGAGATCCTCATGTGGATTCCTTTGCCGCTCTTGGGTATTCCGCCGTGGGTGGTTTTCTGTAGTTTCTCGCTCAATCTGATCTATCAATTCTGGGTGCACACCGAGCGGATCGGCAGGATGTGGGCGCCATTTGAGTTCGTGTTCAACACGCCGTCGCATCATCGCGTACACCACGGCATGGACGCCGACTACCTGGACAAAAACTACGGCGGCATATTCATCATCTGGGATCGGTTGTTCGGCAGCTTCCGGCAAGAGACTTTCCGTCCGCACTACGGCCTGACCAAACAGGTGAACACGTTCAACGTCTGGACGTTGCAGACTCACGAATACCTGGCTATCGCGCGTGATTTCCGTTCTGCGACACGGATACGCGACCGGATCGGTTACGTGTTCGGACCCCCGGGTTGGGAACCGTCATCGAAAGTCAGGGCCGAAGCCTCGGGCTCGCTGTCAGCGTCGCGCTAG